A portion of the Streptomyces sp. NBC_00376 genome contains these proteins:
- a CDS encoding DUF5719 family protein: MKSTSLSLIAGTVALAAVTGFAALTAPGDGGEAEAKTAARLPVERSSLLCPSPGLADLAETTYTSFTPAGGGSGGEAGKAELQKATSTTADGEKKDEKKSEKKADPGKPVISLKEPGKPAIAEESGSGTPALVGTATGRLAPGWTTQQTTMVEAGGSRGLLGVSCTGPDTDFWFPAASTAKSREDYVHLTNPDDTAAVADIELYGPDGSLKSDTGEGITVPARSSVPVLISTLTSKATEDVTVHVTTRAGRVGAVVRTADEKTGSDWLAASAAPSGTLVLPGIPADATSVRLVAFATGDDDADLTVKLIGKTGAISPVGNEAIHVKSRMTAGVDLKDITKGEAGSLLLTPSKGGKNPQVVAALRVVRGTGDKQEVGYIPATGPVGARATVADNRDKGSVLSLTAPGATATVKVTASAGSGGGDQTVKKYTVKGGTTLAVSPPVPSGLKGGYALTVETESGGPVHAARTLTVTQDGIQMFTVQTLPDDNGTVEVPTAEQDLSVLDD; the protein is encoded by the coding sequence GTGAAGTCCACCAGCCTGTCCCTCATCGCGGGCACCGTCGCCCTCGCCGCAGTCACCGGATTCGCCGCGCTCACCGCGCCCGGCGACGGGGGCGAGGCAGAGGCGAAGACCGCCGCACGGCTGCCGGTGGAACGGTCCAGCCTGCTCTGCCCGTCCCCCGGTCTCGCGGACCTCGCGGAGACGACCTACACCTCGTTCACCCCGGCGGGCGGCGGCAGCGGCGGCGAGGCCGGCAAGGCCGAGCTGCAGAAGGCCACCTCCACCACGGCCGACGGCGAGAAGAAGGACGAGAAGAAGAGCGAGAAGAAGGCGGACCCCGGAAAGCCGGTCATCTCGCTCAAGGAGCCCGGCAAACCGGCCATCGCCGAGGAGTCCGGCTCCGGCACCCCCGCACTGGTCGGCACCGCGACCGGCCGGCTGGCCCCCGGCTGGACCACCCAGCAGACCACCATGGTCGAGGCGGGCGGCTCCCGCGGCCTGCTCGGCGTCAGCTGCACCGGCCCCGACACGGACTTCTGGTTCCCGGCCGCGAGCACCGCGAAGTCCCGCGAGGACTACGTCCACCTGACCAACCCGGACGACACCGCGGCCGTCGCCGACATCGAGCTGTACGGCCCCGACGGCTCGCTCAAGTCCGATACCGGCGAGGGCATCACGGTGCCCGCCCGGTCCAGCGTCCCGGTCCTGATCTCCACGCTCACCAGCAAGGCGACCGAGGACGTCACCGTCCACGTCACCACCCGTGCCGGGCGCGTCGGCGCGGTCGTCAGGACCGCGGACGAGAAGACCGGCAGCGACTGGCTGGCCGCCTCCGCCGCCCCGTCGGGCACCCTGGTGCTCCCCGGCATCCCCGCGGACGCCACCTCGGTCCGTCTCGTGGCCTTCGCGACGGGCGACGACGACGCCGATCTGACGGTGAAACTGATCGGCAAGACCGGCGCGATCTCCCCGGTCGGGAACGAGGCCATCCACGTCAAGTCCCGGATGACCGCGGGCGTCGACCTGAAGGACATCACCAAGGGCGAGGCCGGTTCCCTGCTGCTGACCCCGTCCAAGGGAGGGAAGAACCCCCAGGTGGTCGCCGCACTGCGCGTGGTCCGCGGCACCGGCGACAAGCAGGAGGTCGGCTACATCCCGGCGACCGGCCCGGTGGGCGCGCGGGCGACCGTGGCCGACAACCGGGACAAGGGTTCGGTCCTCTCGCTCACCGCGCCGGGGGCCACCGCCACCGTGAAGGTCACCGCGTCGGCAGGCAGCGGGGGCGGCGACCAGACCGTCAAGAAGTACACGGTCAAGGGCGGTACGACGCTGGCGGTCTCCCCGCCCGTACCGTCCGGGCTCAAGGGCGGCTACGCCCTGACGGTCGAGACGGAGTCGGGCGGTCCGGTCCACGCCGCGCGCACGCTCACCGTCACACAGGACGGCATCCAGATGTTCACCGTGCAGACACTGCCGGACGACAACGGAACCGTAGAGGTGCCCACGGCCGAGCAGGACCTGTCGGTCCTCGACGACTGA
- a CDS encoding metallopeptidase family protein: protein MDSPVPPHPSEPRPRRRDRHGRGMRGPVAPPQVPLSVSRAENFRDLVQDSVERLERRWPQLADVDFMVLDVPGTQEETVPLGRAVSAEKGRPAQIVVYRRPVEIRTKNRDERALLVHEVVVEQVAELLGLAPESVDPRYGQE, encoded by the coding sequence ATGGACAGTCCCGTACCTCCGCACCCGTCCGAGCCGCGCCCACGCCGTCGTGACCGACATGGCCGCGGCATGCGGGGGCCCGTCGCCCCGCCCCAGGTACCGCTCTCGGTCAGCCGGGCGGAGAACTTCCGCGATCTCGTGCAGGACTCGGTGGAACGGCTGGAGCGGCGCTGGCCGCAGCTGGCCGACGTCGACTTCATGGTGCTCGACGTGCCGGGGACGCAGGAGGAGACCGTGCCGCTGGGGCGGGCGGTCTCGGCGGAGAAGGGCCGGCCCGCGCAGATCGTGGTCTACCGGCGGCCCGTCGAGATCCGTACGAAGAACCGCGACGAGCGCGCCCTGTTGGTGCACGAGGTCGTGGTGGAGCAGGTCGCGGAGCTGCTCGGGCTCGCTCCGGAGTCCGTGGACCCGCGGTACGGGCAGGAGTAG
- a CDS encoding DUF3499 domain-containing protein: MSPVRRCSRTACGRPAVATLTYVYADSTAVLGPLATYAEPHCYDLCAEHSERLTAPRGWEVVRLSDPSAPTRPSGDDLEALANAVREAARPQDRGADGRSGGPHAADPMQVARRGHLRVLRSPDS, from the coding sequence GTGAGCCCTGTACGTCGCTGTTCGCGCACCGCGTGCGGCCGCCCTGCCGTCGCGACACTGACGTACGTCTATGCCGACTCGACTGCGGTCCTCGGCCCGCTCGCCACCTACGCCGAGCCCCACTGCTACGACCTCTGCGCCGAGCACAGTGAGCGGCTGACGGCCCCACGCGGCTGGGAGGTCGTCCGGCTCTCCGACCCCTCCGCGCCCACCCGCCCCAGCGGTGACGACCTCGAAGCGCTCGCCAACGCCGTACGGGAAGCGGCACGGCCGCAGGACCGCGGGGCGGACGGCCGCAGCGGCGGTCCGCACGCCGCCGATCCGATGCAGGTCGCGCGCCGCGGCCACCTGCGGGTGCTGCGCTCACCGGACTCCTGA